One Setaria viridis chromosome 5, Setaria_viridis_v4.0, whole genome shotgun sequence genomic region harbors:
- the LOC117858965 gene encoding lecithin-cholesterol acyltransferase-like 1 — MAGAPTLLLRLLPLLLLLLPSGLREYLSPAAIINRRPEDATTAPGAADEVALHPIVLVPGISCSELEARLTDAYRPSLPRCGAMKGKGWFGLWANSTDLAAHHYVPCFTEQMSLAYDPAAGDYLNLPGVETRVRNFGSSRGFQRNPKHSDWCFEVLRRALERVGYRDGDTLFGAPYDLRHAPPPPAPGQPSEVFSRYFRRLTRLIEDASRRNQGKKVILFGHSFGGTVALDFVRSTPMSWRRGHIKHLVLAAPLPAAAGFVRPLRNFASGSALLYVPGTAALPLTLRPMWRSFESAILNFPSPAVFGRRPVVVTRERNYSAHDMEEFLAAVGAGAAVEPFRRRAVPRMRYFQAPMVPTTCINGVGNETPEQLVYWDGDFDKVPEVVNGDGDEDINLISMLEFDEQMRRQPEQKKMFKSIKLHGASHGTIVTEEWTLKRVMQEILEANRM, encoded by the exons ATGGCTGGCGCTCCCACTCTGCTCCTGCGGCTcctgcctctcctcctcctgctgctcccctCTGGTCTCAGGGAGTAcctctcgccggcggcgatcaTCAACCGCCGGCCGGAGGATGCTACGACTGCTCCaggcgccgccgacgaggtcgCGCTCCACCCGATCGTGCTGGTGCCCGGGATTAGCTGCAGCGAGCTGGAGGCGCGGCTCACGGACGCCTACCGCCCATCCCTGCCGCGCTGCGGCGCCATGAAGGGGAAAGGCTGGTTCGGGCTGTGGGCCAACTCCACCGACCTCGCCGCGCACCACTACGTCCCGTGCTTCACCGAGCAGATGAGCCTCGCCtacgaccccgccgccggcgactacCTGAACCTCCCCGGCGTTGAGACCCGCGTCCGCAACTTCGGCTCCTCCCGAGGGTTCCAGCGGAACCCAAAGCACTC GGACTGGTGCTTCGAGGTCCTCAGGCGGGCGCTGGAGAGGGTCGGGTACCGCGACGGCGACACCCTGTTCGGCGCCCCCTACGACCTCCGccacgccccgccgccgccggcgcccggccaGCCGTCGGAGGTCTTCTCCCGCTACTTCCGGCGGCTGACTCGTCTCATCGAGGACGCGAGCAGGAGGAACCAGGGCAAGAAGGTGATCCTCTTCGGGCACAGCTTCGGGGGCACGGTGGCGCTGGACTTCGTGCGGAGCACCCCCATGTCGTGGCGGCGCGGGCACATCAAGCacctcgtcctcgccgcgccgctgccagCGGCAGCAGGGTTCGTGCGGCCGCTGCGGAACTTCGCCTCCGGGTCCGCGCTGCTCTACGTCCCGGGGACCGCCGCGCTGCCCCTGACGCTGCGGCCGATGTGGCGGAGCTTCGAGTCCGCCATCCTCAACTtcccgtcgccggcggtgtTCGGGCGGAGGCCGGTCGTCGTCACCAGGGAGCGGAACTACTCGGCCCACGACATGGAGGagttcctcgccgccgtcggcgccggcgccgccgtggagccGTTCAGGAGGCGGGCGGTGCCGAGGATGCGCTACTTCCAGGCGCCCATGGTGCCCACGACGTGCATCAACGGGGTTGGCAACGAGACGCCGGAGCAGCTCGTGTACTGGGACGGCGACTTCGACAAGGTCCCGGAGGTGGTGAACGGCGACGGGGACGAGGACATCAACCTGATCAGCATGCTGGAGTTCGATGAGCAGATGCGCCGGCAGCCGGAGCAGAAGAAGATGTTCAAGTCGATCAAGCTCCATGGGGCTAGCCACGGCACCATTGTTACGGAGGAATGGACGCTAAAGAGGGTCATGCAAGAAATCCTTGAAGCGAATCGAATGTAG
- the LOC117858232 gene encoding uncharacterized protein has protein sequence MPVRVVDTATPSSQPSPGQDSNAGQPSPPSCSLLSAGRCFAGTQNVSSLQKDEAWKVNVRIHGCDLEQGYLCGTMEALNVPLADTPVVTFWEGEIVDAKNYTFFTGKWEASPEDDIRHWSKFSSFTPLLSQIETDGGKSLDLSNYPHIFMRWKEQYFVNVGVDCGLTIAGFYYVCFSCSDGSISGFYYDPNSSPFQKLELKCTNEKNSGFTFSSYELQ, from the exons ATGCCGGTGAGGGTGGTCGACACCGCAACTCCATCGTCCCAGCCCTCCCCAG GCCAAGACTCAAATGCTGGACAACCATCTCCTCCTAGCTGTTCGCTCTTAAGTGCTGGAAGA TGTTTTGCTGGAACTCAGAATGTTTCGAGTCTGCAGAAGGATGAAGCATGGAAAGTTAATGTGCGCATCCATGGTTGTGATCTTGAACAGGGTTATTTATGTGGAACGATGGAAGCGCTTAATGTTCCATTGGCAGATACGCCT GTAGTGACATTCTGGGAGGGGGAGATAGTAGATGCTAAAAATTACACGTTTTTCACCGGCAAGTGGGAAGCATC ACCAGAGGATGATATAAGGCACTGGTCCAAGTTCTCATCATTTACGCCTCTTCTG AGTCAGATTGAGACAGATGGTGGCAAGTCGTTAGACCTTAGCAACTATCCTCATATATTTATG AGGTGGAAAGAGCAATACTTTGTCAATGTTGGAGTTGACTGTGGGTTAACCATCGCTGGTTTCTACTACGTTTGCTTTTCTTGTAGTGATGGTTCCATTAGTGGCTTTTATTATGATCCAAACAGCAG CCCATTTCAGAAGCTTGAACTGAAGTGTACCAATGAGAAAAATTCTGGATTCACCTTTTCCTCCTATGAGCTACAGTGA
- the LOC117856178 gene encoding uncharacterized protein — MADNIRKMKRGISTKRVDHLVQNGQHPSDEWEEQQRYWSSPRAPPASPTESPRTPGGSQKKAVLGKVKSKAKKWMHMLHHKKKPAQEEMMWTPRAGPSAEDIKGKDERRDPVYRGTPKKAHHQPSSSGGSERASEVFMEASPRQNSPVPSPTAHKEQPYFKVSSRFESEMKEANEMLMESKQLRVNTTKPKTVTFAPTIARELGNEKSGWNDRELSEATTKAFRDAFATVYQVVLKMIAKIQGTMVAYNIDRRHMLEKLISVNRYLMLKLEPGQDDKLLSEVITDSILNLFDTWSESVEQPLAQRAKEISSWFLQQGREETPPVPLSTHPCAFEDAEEFYSLENEQQLEV; from the exons ATGGCCGA CAACATCAGAAAGATGAAGCGTGGGATCAGCACCAAACGAGTAGACCACCTCGTCCAAAATG GCCAACATCCAAGCGATGAATGGGAGGAGCAACAACGATATTGGTCTTCACCACGGGCGCCACCAGCGAGCCCGACAGAGTCGCCTCGGACCCCAGGTGGGAGCCAAAAGAAGGCGGTGCTGGGAAAGGTGAAGAGCAAGGCTAAGAAATGGATGCACATGCTGCATCACAAGAAGAAACCTGCACAGGAGGAGATGATGTGGACTCCCAGGGCTGGACCCAGCGCAGAAGACATCAAGGGCAAGGACGAACGACGAGATCCCGTGTACCGTGGAACCCCCAAGAAAGCGCACCATCAACCTTCTTCCT CGGGTGGTTCAGAGAGGGCGTCTGAGGTGTTCATGGAAGCATCACCAAGACAGAATTCACCGGTTCCGAGCCCCACTGCACACAAGGAGCAACCATACTTCAAGGTCAGCAGCAGATTTGAGTCAGAAATGAAGGAAGCCAATGAGATGCTGATGGAATCAAAGCAGCTCCGTGTCAACACAACCAAGCCGAAGACTGTAACATTCGCGCCAACCATAGCACGTGAGTTAGGGAATGAAAAGAGTGGCTGGAACGACAGGGAACTGTCTGAAGCAACAACCAAAGCATTCCGAGATGCATTTGCTACAGTCTATCAGGTGGTGCTCAAGATGATTGCTAAAATCCAAGGCACAATGGTAGCATATAACATTGATAGAAGGCACATGCTAGAGAAGTTAATATCAGTCAATAGATACCTGATGTTGAAGCTGGAACCTGGACAAGATGATAAATTACTTTCAGAAGTAATTACTGATTCTATCCTCAATCTGTTTGACACATGGAGCGAGAGTGTTGAGCAGCCTTTGGCACAAAGGGCGAAGGAAATCTCTTCTTGGTTTctgcagcaaggaagagaagaaacaCCTCCTGTTCcactgtctacacatccttgtGCGTTCGAAG ATGCAGAAGAATTTTATTCCTTAGAGAATGAACAACAGCTTGAAGTATGA
- the LOC117857709 gene encoding actin-related protein 5 isoform X1 — protein MSSVTRPRREADFARFPSSTPIVIDNGASTFRIGWAGETEPRATFRNVVQRPRHRSTGETVSIVGDTDPALMKFFDCTRSAVRSPFDDDVVYQFEYMEYILDYGFDRLGANSEVGHPILMTECECNPSFSRARMAELLFETYGVPSIAFGIDNAFSYKYNQKLGNCNEDGLAISCEHGTCHVVPFLKGQPVLGACSRTNVGGFHITDFLRQLLSLKYPYHTANFTWEKAEELKKEHCYVAFDYMSELQIFKNNKEEAEEKTRYWQLPWVPPPKEEPPSEEELARKAALKEKAGQRLREYAANKRYQKIVELEKTLSDLEELMEQLDEAEESDATAILSKSKYLSQQDVKSAILKTTQALRKAKGESNGNEEKADAPAADKYPLVSVPDEELTPEQLKEKKKQILLKTTTEGKLRAKQRRAEEEALREKQEEQRRAENPELYLEELRTRYSELSEKFEQRKRQKVNGGQTNGNHGSSGGVGRGERLNAAQKERMRLLASAAFDRGKGEDTFGMRDEDWLVYNKMSKDNDDDGNDDDESELVRIASKLQEIDPTFVSKSEAVQLTPEPPKVRPLTAEDYRIAIGIERFRCPEVLFQPGMIGIDQAGIDEMVSISLRRLMEDESVKQRLCQSILVTGGSSLFPGMIPRLESGIRQYRPYLSPLKIVRAADPILDAWRGAAAFAASSKFGKQTFSLADYREHGENLFHRYNIVYSL, from the exons ATGTCGTCGGTGACCCGCccgcggcgggaggcggacTTCGCCCGCTTCCCGTCGTCCACCCCCATCGTCATCGACAACGGCGCCTCCACCTTCCGTATCGG GTGGGCAGGCGAGACGGAGCCGCGCGCCACGTTCCGCAACGTCGTGCAGAGGCCGCGCCACCGCAGCACGG GTGAAACTGTCTCAATTGTTGGGGACACTGATCCAGCTCTAATGAAGTTCTTTGATTGCACAAGATCGGCAGTTCGCTCTCCATTTGACGACGATGTTGTCTATCAGTTCGAGTACATGGAATAT ATTCTCGACTATGGCTTTGATCGATTAGGTGCCAATTCAGAG GTGGGACATCCAATTCTTATGACAGAATGTGAATGCAATCCGTCCTTTTCTCGGGCCCGAATGGCAGAACTACTTTTCGAGACATATGGTGTGCCATCCATTG CATTTGGCATCGACAATGCGTTTAGTTACAAGTACAACCAGAAACTTGGGAACTGTAACGAAGATGGGTTGGCTATTTCATGTGAACACGGAACGTGCCATGTTGTTCCA TTTTTGAAAGGCCAGCCTGTATTGGGGGCATGCTCCAGAACTAATGTTGGTGGATTTCACATTACTGATTTTCTGAGGCAGCTTCTCTCTCTAAAATATCCCTATCACAC GGCAAATTTTACATGGGAGAAGGCTGAAGAGCTGAAGAAGGAACATTGTTATGTAGCTTTCGATTATATGTCAGAGTTGCAGATATTTAAG AACAACAAGGAAGAAGCTGAAGAGAAAACGAGGTATTGGCAGCTACCATGGGTTCCCCCACCAAAGGAAGAACCACCATCCGAGGAAGAACTTGCAAGGAAAGCAGCTTTGAAGGAAAAGGCTGGTCAACGTTTGCGAGAATATGCTGCTAACAAGAGATATCAGAAGATAGTGGAACTTGAAAAGACACTTTCTGATTTGGAAGAATTAATGGAGCAACTTGATGAAGCTGAGGAATCAGATGCAACAGCTATTCTAAGTAAATCTAAATATCTTTCCCAGCAGGACGTCAAATCTGCTATTTTAAAAACAACACAGGCCCTAAGGAAAGCAAAAGGGGAGTCCAATGGCAACGAGGAGAAAGCAGATGCCCCAGCGGCTGATAAGTATCCACTTGTGTCTGTTCCAGATGAGGAATTGACACCAGAGCAG ttaaaagaaaagaagaaacagaTATTACTTAAAACCACAACGGAGGGTAAATTGCGTGCCAAGCAGAGACGCGCTGAAGAGGAGGCATTGCGGGAGAAGCAAGAAGAGCAGAGGCGTGC GGAGAACCCAGAGTTATATCTTGAAGAGCTTCGTACCCGATATTCAGAACTTTCTGAGAAATTTGAGCAGAGAAAGCGACAGAAAGTTAATGGTGGCCAGACAAATGGGAACCATGGTTCATCTGGTGGTGTAGGACGTGGAGAACGGCTAAATGCAGCTCAGAAAGAAAGGATGCGGCTGCTCGCTTCTGCTGCATTTGATCGGGGCAAAGGTGAGGACACTTTTGGAATGAGAGATGAAGATTGGTTAGTGTACAATAAGATGAGCAAAGACAATGATGACGATgggaatgatgatgatgaatcgGAACTTGTTCGGATTGCATCAAAGCTCCAG GAGATCGACCCTACATTTGTCTCCAAATCCGAAGCTGTTCAACTTACTCCGGAGCCTCCCAAAGTCCGACCTCTCACCGCAGAGGATTACAGAATTGCCATTGGCATCGAGCGGTTTCGCTGCCCCGAAGTGCTTTTCCAGCCTGGTATGATAGGCATCGACCAGGCCGGCATCGATGAGATGGTCAGTATCTCGCTCAGGAGACTAATGGAGGACGAGTCTGTCAAGCAGCGCCTCTGCCAGTCCATTCTCGTCACTGGCGGGAGCTCCCTGTTCCCCGGCATGATCCCGCGCCTGGAGTCCGGGATCCGGCAGTATCGGCCGTACCTCTCTCCGCTAAAGATTGTCAGAGCAGCTGATCCCATTCTAGACGCGTGGAGGGGCGCTGCTGCCTTTGCGGCATCCAGCAAGTTTGGGAAACAAACTTTCAGCCTAGCAGATTACAGAGAGCATGGCGAGAACCTGTTTCATCGATACAACATTGTTTACTCTCTGTAA
- the LOC117857709 gene encoding actin-related protein 5 isoform X2 yields MSTVCNLMIEVGHPILMTECECNPSFSRARMAELLFETYGVPSIAFGIDNAFSYKYNQKLGNCNEDGLAISCEHGTCHVVPFLKGQPVLGACSRTNVGGFHITDFLRQLLSLKYPYHTANFTWEKAEELKKEHCYVAFDYMSELQIFKNNKEEAEEKTRYWQLPWVPPPKEEPPSEEELARKAALKEKAGQRLREYAANKRYQKIVELEKTLSDLEELMEQLDEAEESDATAILSKSKYLSQQDVKSAILKTTQALRKAKGESNGNEEKADAPAADKYPLVSVPDEELTPEQLKEKKKQILLKTTTEGKLRAKQRRAEEEALREKQEEQRRAENPELYLEELRTRYSELSEKFEQRKRQKVNGGQTNGNHGSSGGVGRGERLNAAQKERMRLLASAAFDRGKGEDTFGMRDEDWLVYNKMSKDNDDDGNDDDESELVRIASKLQEIDPTFVSKSEAVQLTPEPPKVRPLTAEDYRIAIGIERFRCPEVLFQPGMIGIDQAGIDEMVSISLRRLMEDESVKQRLCQSILVTGGSSLFPGMIPRLESGIRQYRPYLSPLKIVRAADPILDAWRGAAAFAASSKFGKQTFSLADYREHGENLFHRYNIVYSL; encoded by the exons ATGAGCACAGTGTGTAATTTGATGATAGag GTGGGACATCCAATTCTTATGACAGAATGTGAATGCAATCCGTCCTTTTCTCGGGCCCGAATGGCAGAACTACTTTTCGAGACATATGGTGTGCCATCCATTG CATTTGGCATCGACAATGCGTTTAGTTACAAGTACAACCAGAAACTTGGGAACTGTAACGAAGATGGGTTGGCTATTTCATGTGAACACGGAACGTGCCATGTTGTTCCA TTTTTGAAAGGCCAGCCTGTATTGGGGGCATGCTCCAGAACTAATGTTGGTGGATTTCACATTACTGATTTTCTGAGGCAGCTTCTCTCTCTAAAATATCCCTATCACAC GGCAAATTTTACATGGGAGAAGGCTGAAGAGCTGAAGAAGGAACATTGTTATGTAGCTTTCGATTATATGTCAGAGTTGCAGATATTTAAG AACAACAAGGAAGAAGCTGAAGAGAAAACGAGGTATTGGCAGCTACCATGGGTTCCCCCACCAAAGGAAGAACCACCATCCGAGGAAGAACTTGCAAGGAAAGCAGCTTTGAAGGAAAAGGCTGGTCAACGTTTGCGAGAATATGCTGCTAACAAGAGATATCAGAAGATAGTGGAACTTGAAAAGACACTTTCTGATTTGGAAGAATTAATGGAGCAACTTGATGAAGCTGAGGAATCAGATGCAACAGCTATTCTAAGTAAATCTAAATATCTTTCCCAGCAGGACGTCAAATCTGCTATTTTAAAAACAACACAGGCCCTAAGGAAAGCAAAAGGGGAGTCCAATGGCAACGAGGAGAAAGCAGATGCCCCAGCGGCTGATAAGTATCCACTTGTGTCTGTTCCAGATGAGGAATTGACACCAGAGCAG ttaaaagaaaagaagaaacagaTATTACTTAAAACCACAACGGAGGGTAAATTGCGTGCCAAGCAGAGACGCGCTGAAGAGGAGGCATTGCGGGAGAAGCAAGAAGAGCAGAGGCGTGC GGAGAACCCAGAGTTATATCTTGAAGAGCTTCGTACCCGATATTCAGAACTTTCTGAGAAATTTGAGCAGAGAAAGCGACAGAAAGTTAATGGTGGCCAGACAAATGGGAACCATGGTTCATCTGGTGGTGTAGGACGTGGAGAACGGCTAAATGCAGCTCAGAAAGAAAGGATGCGGCTGCTCGCTTCTGCTGCATTTGATCGGGGCAAAGGTGAGGACACTTTTGGAATGAGAGATGAAGATTGGTTAGTGTACAATAAGATGAGCAAAGACAATGATGACGATgggaatgatgatgatgaatcgGAACTTGTTCGGATTGCATCAAAGCTCCAG GAGATCGACCCTACATTTGTCTCCAAATCCGAAGCTGTTCAACTTACTCCGGAGCCTCCCAAAGTCCGACCTCTCACCGCAGAGGATTACAGAATTGCCATTGGCATCGAGCGGTTTCGCTGCCCCGAAGTGCTTTTCCAGCCTGGTATGATAGGCATCGACCAGGCCGGCATCGATGAGATGGTCAGTATCTCGCTCAGGAGACTAATGGAGGACGAGTCTGTCAAGCAGCGCCTCTGCCAGTCCATTCTCGTCACTGGCGGGAGCTCCCTGTTCCCCGGCATGATCCCGCGCCTGGAGTCCGGGATCCGGCAGTATCGGCCGTACCTCTCTCCGCTAAAGATTGTCAGAGCAGCTGATCCCATTCTAGACGCGTGGAGGGGCGCTGCTGCCTTTGCGGCATCCAGCAAGTTTGGGAAACAAACTTTCAGCCTAGCAGATTACAGAGAGCATGGCGAGAACCTGTTTCATCGATACAACATTGTTTACTCTCTGTAA
- the LOC117856179 gene encoding uncharacterized protein: MWARLGVVCRVRDFQEYLNLQRRTFVQYYRCLSTSLLNKENLDEDSNFLIMPPSALDRLTGLNIEFPMLFQIKNPSTELATHCGVLEFIADEGFIHMPSRLMAHLGIQENEVVLVRNTRLPTATFVKLRPHTTDFLGVSHHKELLEYNIRNKFQCLTAGETIAVAEGDRRFYLDLLETRPADAVCTLNTDCEVDFAPPLDYVEPPRAPAPAPVASSQGSGEPPQFTGVAARMDGKPVEQPPPAPVPAGGRHSDQPRQPAQFTGVAMRMDGKQVELPPPPTPSPAAASAGALGAPKRKIRFDAPAAGSGVSKGKEGAGAGKEQEKWFSGTQYSLKD; the protein is encoded by the exons ATGTGGGCCCGGCTCGGTGTCGTGTGCCGTGTGCGA GATTTCCAGGAGTACCTCAACCTGCAGCGGCGAACGTTCGTGCAGTACTACCGCTGCCTGTCGACCTCTCTCCTGAACAAGGAGAATCTCGACGAGGACAGCAACTTTC TGATCATGCCGCCATCTGCCCTCGATCGCCTCACCGGCCTCAACATCGAGTTCCCGATGCTGTTCCAGATCAAGAACCCCAGCACGGAGCTCGCCACGCACTGCGGCGTGCTCGAGTTCATCGCCGACGAAGGGTTCATCCACATGCCGAGCAGGCTGATGGCGCACCTGGGGATCCAGGAGAACGAGGTCGTGCTGGTGAGGAACACGAGGCTGCCGACGGCCACCTTCGTCAAGCTGCGTCCGCACACCACGGACTTCCTCGGCGTCTCCCACCACAAGGAGCTGCTCGAGTACAACATCCGCAATAAGTTCCAGTgcctcaccgccggcgagacgatcgcggtggcggagggggaCCGGCGGTTCTACCTCGACCTGCTGGAGACGCGGCCGGCCGACGCGGTCTGCACCCTCAACACCGACTGCGAGGTGGActtcgcgccgccgctcgaCTACGTGGAgcccccgcgcgcgccggcgccggcgcccgtcgCCAGCAGCCAGGGCAGCGGCGAGCCGCCCCAGTTCACCGGCGTCGCGGCGCGGATGGACGGCAAGCCGGTGGAGCaaccgccgcccgcgccggtgcCCGCGGGCGGCAGGCATAGTGACCAACCGCGGCAGCCGGCCCAGTTCACCGGCGTCGCGATGCGCATGGACGGCAAGCAGGTggagctgccaccgccgcctacGCCGTCTCCGGCGGCAGCGAGCGCCGGTGCTCTGGGTGCGCCGAAGAGGAAGATTCGATTTGACGCGCCGGCGGCTGGCAGCGGGGTGAGCAAGGGCaaggagggcgccggcgccggcaaggAACAGGAGAAGTGGTTTTCGGGGACTCAATATTCCTTGAAGGACTGA
- the LOC117858366 gene encoding uncharacterized protein, which translates to MAAKREISSTLRNLKFMQRGAAAQKVEEKAKVEVEVQEEVVVAPSGGFGSSAQVARKCIVIMEGNPHPGAVKGRMSFQNFNPSIDKLNAEARGDCETESASPSNHNQDSANSSRGDEVPASRFRGFDIDSSESISLNELKRKQPELEMETPPSHNNPRKISIDGRSSSQSNGRGSHKSNKREKKLDFNHLRQKK; encoded by the exons atggcggccaaGCGGGAGATCTCGAGCACCCTGAGGAATCTAAAG TTTATGCAGCGCGGCGCGGCTGCGCAGAAGGTCGAGGAGAAGGccaaggtggaggtggaggtgcaggaggaggtggtggtggcgccgaGTGGAGGATTTGGTTCTTCGGCTCAGGTCGCTAGGAAGTG CATAGTTATCATGGAGGGCAATCCACATCCAGGAGCTGTAAAGGGTCGAATGTCATTCCAAAATTTCAATCCATCCATTGAT AAACTAAATGCAGAGGCAAGAGGTGACTGTGAAACAGAATCAGCTTCACCTAGTAATCATAATCAAGACAGTGCAAACTCCAGCAG AGGGGATGAAGTTCCAGCATCAAGATTTAGAGGTTTCGACATTGACAGTTCAGAAAGCATATCTCTAAATGAACTGAAGAGGAAACAGCCTGAACTTGAGATGGAAACACCGCCATCTCATAATAACCCACGAAAGATCAGCATTGATGGTAGGTCATCTTCACAGAGCAACGGCCGTGGATCACACAAGTCAAACAAGCGCGAAAAGAAGCTTGACTTCAATCATCTTaggcaaaagaaataa
- the LOC117858368 gene encoding uncharacterized protein, whose translation MKNVHIYRRRPLLFPPLSKLLNPSPARDPGFGEMLTTKRSGDDLTRSTSEVLTTSNDGGEILPYYLTSLNKRQKTCKGATFGGELGSSGSAQDVSERLSEDAVSKISRSAISLSLFDGGTNVLTCSGVPVECKLSYVGVLTSAKSATTLKDKRKAGCSMMIQVRDVSSNIARGWLQHYDIDLGVAFVKVTEFIDVCVVHLRHGMEFLPQGNLVAIQLTDSGALTPLMLSKDSSAFEDGKVLCKSSKAGDGVPLFDGDGNFVGMNLLLDTGRWSYLQMSVVIEQLEHLRKGTNCVPEVVYRREEWRQNRKHYSCNPEAIELTAQDPLEDVDSLGYPKQPETVMEGGMVLVNTFEENFGRSFDSSKGVWSKLSKTVAENLSRSVVSLSSYNEHEGKTRFFACSGVIIEWKGCSTILTSASLVRNRFDEKKIEENLKIDVLLPNKLRTEGTLEHYNLHYNVAIVSFKGFGDHSTANIHDRGAIRSSRVVAVGRCFESSMLMATGGICTSCLSRFDCDAIRYSTCI comes from the exons ATGaaaaatgttcatatataccgccgccgtccccttcTATTTCCTCCCCTCTCTAAATTGCTCAACCCTAGCCCCGCGCGAGATCCAG GATTTGGAGAGATGCTGACAACTAAGAGAAGCGGTGACGATCTCACAAGAAGCACAAGCGAGGTACTAACAACTAGCAATGATGGTGGAGAGATTTTACCTTATTATCTAACAAGCTTGAATAAGAGGCAGAAGACTTGCAAGG GTGCTACTTTTGGCGGGGAACTTGGCAGTAGTGGCTCTGCCCAAGATGTCTCTGAACGTCTCAGTGAAGATGCTGTGTCAAAAATATCCCGAAGTGCCATCTCGCTTTCGTTGTTTGATG GAGGTACCAATGTGCTTACATGCTCAGGTGTTCCCGTAGAATGCAAATTATCTTATGTAGGAGTACTGACTTCAGCAAAATCAGCTACAACTTtgaaggataaaagaaaagctGGCTGTAGCATGATG ATTCAAGTGCGTGATGTATCCAGTAACATTGCCAGAGGGTGGTTGCAACACTATGATATAGACCTTGGGGTTGCTTTTGTCAAGGTCACAGAGTTCATTGATGTTTGTGTAGTACATCTCCGTCATGGAATGGAATTTCTGCCCCAAGGTAACCTAGTAGCTATACAACTTACTGACTCTGGTGCATTAACACCCTTGATGCTGTCTAAAGATTCAAGTGCTTTTGAAGATGGCAAAGTGCTTTGTAAGTCCTCTAAG GCTGGCGATGGTGTGCCACTTTTTGATGGTGATGGAAACTTTGTTGGCATGAACCTTCTTCTGGATACAGGAAGATGGTCTTATCTTCAAATGAGTGTAGTTATTGAACAATTAGAGCATTTGAGAAAAGGAACAAATTGCGT ACCTGAAGTTGTATACAGACGCGAGGAATGGAGACAAAATAGAAAACACTATAGCTGCAATCCAGAAG CAATTGAACTTACTGCCCAGGATCCGTTGGAGGATGTTGACTCCTTGGGTTATCCCAAGCAACCCGAAACTGTAATGGAGG GTGGCATGGTTTTGGTTAACACTTTTGAAGAGAATTTTGGTCGCTCATTTGATTCTAGTAAAGGTGTCTGGAGTAAACTCAGTAAAACAGTTGCAGAAAATTTATCCCGAAGTGTTGTCTCACTTTCTTCATACAATg AGCATGAAGGGAAAACAAGGTTTTTCGCTTGTTCAGGCGTGATTATAGAATGGAAGGGGTGCAGCACTATTCTCACTTCAGCCAGCTTGGTTAGAAATCGTTTTGATGAAAAGAAGATTGAAGAAAACCTCAAG ATTGATGTGCTGCTTCCAAACAAACTACGCACCGAAGGGACACTGGAACATTATAACTTGCATTATAATGTTGCTATTGTCAGTTTCAAGGGTTTCGGCGATCATTCTACTGCAAATATTCATGATCGTGGGGCCATTCGATCTTCACGAGTAGTAGCAGTAGGGCGTTGCTTTGAATCAAGCATGTTAATGGCCACAGGAGGGATATGCACTAGTTGTCTGAGCAGATTTGATTGCGATGCTATTCGATATTCCACTTGTATTTGA